A single genomic interval of Thiohalophilus sp. harbors:
- a CDS encoding c-type cytochrome — protein sequence MDQKDTDFMKVFVGILIGLLVFMVLAIIGANAISGKDSVDVQNDPRVQAAIEERIAPIGQVNTAEVKQETAGGGGGADGKSVYDSACMACHATGAAGAPILGNKGAWADRIAKGNDTLFDHAINGFKGMPPKGGNAGLSDEEVKAAVKYMVGESK from the coding sequence GTGGACCAAAAAGACACGGATTTTATGAAGGTTTTTGTGGGGATTCTGATTGGCCTGCTGGTATTCATGGTGCTGGCCATCATCGGCGCCAATGCCATCAGCGGCAAGGATTCCGTGGATGTCCAGAATGATCCGCGGGTGCAGGCGGCCATCGAGGAGCGGATCGCGCCCATCGGCCAGGTGAACACGGCCGAGGTCAAGCAGGAAACCGCTGGCGGCGGGGGCGGGGCTGACGGCAAGTCAGTCTATGATTCGGCCTGTATGGCCTGCCACGCTACCGGTGCGGCCGGCGCGCCGATACTGGGTAACAAGGGGGCCTGGGCGGATCGTATCGCCAAGGGTAACGATACCCTGTTCGACCACGCCATCAACGGCTTCAAGGGTATGCCGCCCAAAGGCGGTAACGCCGGCCTGAGCGACGAGGAAGTCAAGGCCGCCGTGAAATACATGGTGGGCGAAAGCAAATAG